DNA sequence from the Syngnathus acus chromosome 5, fSynAcu1.2, whole genome shotgun sequence genome:
CAGTGGACGGCCAGTCAgatagcagcagcagcagcgttgTGGTAGCTGGCTACAATGTGAGCGCCCCGGCTGGCTCCGTCGTGACGTTACAATGCGTCAGTGGCCGCATGGTGTGGACAAGAGACAACCTTAGGGACAGACAGAGGGTAGTCCACTGGGACGTGTTCCGGCCCTACGTGGACGACGGCATGGAGAGAGTGCTGGACATGTACTCTGCTGGAGAGCAGAGAATATACAACTCCTACAACCTGAAAAGAGTCGGCCTCAGTCAGAAAGCCTTCAAGGATGGAAACTTCTCACTGGTCATCAAAGGTCACACTCATAAACCTTCTAATCTAGCTAAATGGAAATTACGAGTAAATTTATATTGGCTGAACTGTTGTTGCTAGATGTGACAATGAACGACAAAGGCCTGTACTCTTGTAACCTCCACCACCTCTACTGCCACTTGTACGAGACGGTCCGAGTGCAACTGAACGTCACCAAATCCCGTATGTGGCCATCTCCGATCCCGAATGGTGACACGGCACACCGGACCCGTGACCCTTTCTGTGCACTCCTCCAGGTCGTAAAGAGCAGAGCTACTGGGATGGCCACAAAGCGGTGTACGTGGTGCTAGTGGGGAGCACTGTGGTGCTGCCGTGCATCAACAGGAAAAACGTGTGGACAGACTGGGGCAATGAAGAGGAGAATCAGCAGGTGGGTCTGATGTCATCTTCCACGACAGGGGTGGACAGAGTACTAATCTGTCTTGCTCAGCGTTTATGAGATGAGTCAGAAAAATTGCTGGACTGATGTAATCCCCTGGAGTCTTTCATGTGGCCCTGGAGCACAAAACTTTTCCAACCCATGTTCTAAACCGATTTAGAATGACCGCAAAAATTTGCTACCCCCAGGTGGTCCACTGGGACCGTCAGTCCCCGGGAATCTACCACGATCGTGCAGACCGTTTGGTGGATCTGTACGCCTCAGGGGAGCAGCGTAGCTACGGACCCTCGTTCCTCCAAAGGAAGATGAACATCAGCAACCAGGCCTTCTCAGAGGGAGACTTTTCACTCACCATATCTGATTTACAGGTACAGTTTGTATTGGATGTGTAATCTCAGAATGAAGCACACTTTCTATACGAACGTTACGTTAGAGTTGACTCAATTGTTTACATATGCTAACTGTTTAGGTCACTGACCAAGGGATGTACTCGTGTCACCTTCATCATCATTACTGTGGTTTACATGAGAGGAGACAGTTTCAGGTCACCGTGGAACCACCGGTGATTCACGCCACCATCCCAGCTAAAGCATTGCCCAGTGCTGACAAAGGTAAActataattataatatttttttcctgaactGTTTTTGacagtttcctttttttccagactAACAATTAGttaaacagataaaaaaacatatttctgGGGGGTGACTTAAACCATTTGACAGATATTTATGAAGTTAACCTTGCTAATTGTTTTTCAGActgctgtggaaaaaaaaagcgcatTATAATTGGTTGGTTTTGCATTGGAATTGGAATGGTTCTACATTCACTTAAGTTatcaaaaactaaaataacatGTTTTCACACTCCAACTGACTCTAAAACACCAAGTAAAGTAAAAGtcattaccgtaattttcggactataagtcgcaccggagtataagtcgcaccagccataaaatgcccaaaaaagtgaaaaaaaaccatatatatgtatataaatcgctcctgagtataagtcgcccccccacccaaactatgaaaaaaaccgcgacttatagtccgaaaattacggtactcactAAAGTGCACACACTCCCCTCACTCCCTCAAGCTTTCtctctaacacacacacacacacacacacacacacacacacacacacacacacacacacacacacacacacacacacacacacacacacacacacatacacacacacacacacacacacacacatgtacgcACGCCAGGTCACTTTGAGTGCTTTACCAGACTTGATCTAAAACTATCTTGAGTCCAATTaagagcaaaaagaaaacaaaacttccCATCTGTTCTTCacctcattttctttctccgcATCTGTGATTTCACCTCTTTGTGAGAAAGAcccttttctgtttgtttcatttgtttttcttgctctCTCAGCTTGTCTGACGCTAAATTCCCCCAAAACCACAAACGCACCACCCAGTCACTATGTAAGGCCCTCGCTTACCCTccgtgaagaagaaaaaaaaagcctctttCATCGGGGACTTTTAATTGCCTTCTCTCATTCTGAGTCTGTTTGTATATTTGCCTGTGTGAGTTACAGGATATGGTGTTGTTTTTCATGCATAAACAACATTCTTCTATTGATGTGCACATTTCCAAGTTCACATTTCTCAGTATAAGAcagaagaagagaagaaggGTGAAAGCAGACACTTTGTTTTGAGTCATAGCTGATAATGGTGGATGTATAAATGTGGCAAATTCATTTAGAAGGTTTTGGAGAAATTCCTGtggttgagtgtgtgtgtgtgtgtgtgtgtgtgtgtgtgtgtgtgtgtgtgtgtgtgtgtgtgtgtgtgtgtgtgtgtgtgtgtgtgtgtgtgtgtgtgtgtgtgtgtgtgtgtgtgtgtgtgtgtacgcctgtgtgtgtctgtgccaATATGATCTCAATCCAGTGGAATTTTATCCACAGGAGTTGAAATCCATCTCTGCCCTCACAATTAATCCTTCTCTCTCAGAACTACAGAAGAGCCTCCAGCGCCTTTTCAAAAAGAGTTTTTGATTTATAATTTAATTATAATGGAAATGACTCCCCCCCCGTCCTCCGAAGGATT
Encoded proteins:
- the mxra8a gene encoding matrix remodeling-associated protein 8a isoform X2, which gives rise to MKSHREIFFKSLFLIHMSVVYFFTAVDGQSDSSSSSVVVAGYNVSAPAGSVVTLQCVSGRMVWTRDNLRDRQRVVHWDVFRPYVDDGMERVLDMYSAGEQRIYNSYNLKRVGLSQKAFKDGNFSLVIKDVTMNDKGLYSCNLHHLYCHLYETVRVQLNVTKSRRKEQSYWDGHKAVYVVLVGSTVVLPCINRKNVWTDWGNEEENQQVVHWDRQSPGIYHDRADRLVDLYASGEQRSYGPSFLQRKMNISNQAFSEGDFSLTISDLQVTDQGMYSCHLHHHYCGLHERRQFQVTVEPPVIHATIPAKALPSADKDANKVESPRVINVVLPDHRQHFLLPLGFVLTAFLLLAFVVLIIILITRRRRTTELYSVGSTSRCSSDEFEMEVAETSLPIREPDDRLDFKNNLLKEVNMSTQRKVIDLDEEMQKCRK
- the mxra8a gene encoding matrix remodeling-associated protein 8a isoform X1, translated to MKSHREIFFKSLFLIHMSVVYFFTAVDGQSDSSSSSVVVAGYNVSAPAGSVVTLQCVSGRMVWTRDNLRDRQRVVHWDVFRPYVDDGMERVLDMYSAGEQRIYNSYNLKRVGLSQKAFKDGNFSLVIKDVTMNDKGLYSCNLHHLYCHLYETVRVQLNVTKSRRKEQSYWDGHKAVYVVLVGSTVVLPCINRKNVWTDWGNEEENQQVVHWDRQSPGIYHDRADRLVDLYASGEQRSYGPSFLQRKMNISNQAFSEGDFSLTISDLQVTDQGMYSCHLHHHYCGLHERRQFQVTVEPPVIHATIPAKALPSADKDANKVESPRVINVVLPDHRQHFLLPLGFVLTAFLLLAFVVLIIILITRRRRTTELYSVGSTRSNRSRCSSDEFEMEVAETSLPIREPDDRLDFKNNLLKEVNMSTQRKVIDLDEEMQKCRK